CTAGCAACACACTCATCTATCTGTGTCCTCATCCTAGCAACATGCCCATCTATCCTGATTTGTCTTGTTCTTACCCTTTTCCCATCATTACACTCCCTTACTAAAGCTGCATTTCAAAACATTGTTGCTATATCAGGAAAAACTTATCACTATCTTCAtcaacactaacactaacagtaaCTACTAGTATGCATTGTCAccgtcattatcatcatcaccattctcatcatcatcatcatagtagtcgtcatcatcatcatagtagtcatcatcatcatcatcatagtaGCCATAAAATTCATAATcagtttcatcaaaataatCACTGTTCTCTTCCTCCTCTTCCCATTCAATGAACACATCCTGGCATTCTACTCTTCTTCTTAAATACTTATAAGGTACCTCTAAATGGACACAACCAATTCTTTCCATAGTTGGACAGTACGAATTGCATGAAATGTTCTTCCATGTTCCATTTGAGTACTTGAATACTCTTACACCGTTAGCTTGCGTAGATCCACAAACAAAGATATCTCCTCTGACATCACACACAGCAGGCCCAACTTTCCATGTCTCATCAGCTGGTAATTTTGGTAATGTGGACTCTTCACAGACAATCTCTCGGGTTTCATTTGATATCGTCACCTTATATCTTCCAAACTTGGTCATCTCAACGACATCTCCCTTCTTCACAATAAGTGGTGGCCATATCTGAGAAGAGGGGTCATCCTTCATTTGTATGAATTCTTCAGATGAAATGCTCTCCCAGGTGTCAGCTTGTGTGTCATAACAATCAATGTCATCGCTATCCTGGTTTTGTATAGCATAAATGTATCTATCACCTATAGCTACAGCAGTGGAATACACTGAATGTGGTGCATCCGATTTCCTCATCCAACTGTTATTCTTGGGATCATACATCTTAGTATGGTTTTCACTTCTCTTGTACTTTGAAGGAACATTCCCACATACATAGAGTCTCTCATCAACAACTGCAACAGCATGACTTTCAAGAGCATGATGATGAGCCACTTCCTTACTTTTATCTGTTATAGGATCATACCAGAATGACTTTTTATTACTCAGAAGCACTAACTTATTGTTCATGACAGATGGTATGCCATATTGGTATATGCTGTATTCGACACGAACAACATTTTCTAACAGGGTCCACTCTTCACCCTCCATTACAAAGCAATGATAGTGTGTTCCTCCATGCAACCCACGCCATACCACTACGACAACATCCACCAATCTCCCAGTTCTTGGCTTCAATACTTGAAATGAAGAAGTACCTCTAGACCCTGTCTCTGCATCGATGCCATCTCTATATTTAATTGCCTCTTTAACTAATCTCTTGCATTTCACATCCCTGAAAAGATCTTCTTCAGCAACAAGTCGATGGAGGTACTCTAATTCGATGTCAACAAGTCGAATATATCGTAACAACTGCCGGAACTTTTTCTTTCGTTCCCTTTCTCGTTTTGACCACGTGATTATGAACCCCAGGAGTTCAACTTCTCTCACTTTTACATTCGTACTAGACACTAACCAGAAAACTTCATCTTTGGACAAATCGATCAGATATCTTTGGGGATCTTTGAGCATTTCGTTCAGTCCATTTTTGATAGTTTCTTCGGCGGTTTCCTTCACTTTGCTCAGATTGTACATATCCGCGAGTCGTTTCATGTCAAAACAATTCTCAATTGTTAGATGTTTCACCAGCCATTTACAACATATTTCCTTTAATTTCTCCATCAATAGATGATCAGCACCCTGGATAATATCGGTTACGTTATCGTGGGTAAGAGTAACACCCCCCGTGTACATAAAACCTAATATAGCATCCATACCATCA
The nucleotide sequence above comes from Glandiceps talaboti chromosome 10, keGlaTala1.1, whole genome shotgun sequence. Encoded proteins:
- the LOC144441310 gene encoding kelch-like protein 11; translation: MAETLDVKQSGNALHCIDVMEQLNQLRCREEFCDMTVIVDGRKFSAHRCVLAANSLYFESMFRSELQEVQRGSVELQCSSSDGMDAILGFMYTGGVTLTHDNVTDIIQGADHLLMEKLKEICCKWLVKHLTIENCFDMKRLADMYNLSKVKETAEETIKNGLNEMLKDPQRYLIDLSKDEVFWLVSSTNVKVREVELLGFIITWSKRERERKKKFRQLLRYIRLVDIELEYLHRLVAEEDLFRDVKCKRLVKEAIKYRDGIDAETGSRGTSSFQVLKPRTGRLVDVVVVVWRGLHGGTHYHCFVMEGEEWTLLENVVRVEYSIYQYGIPSVMNNKLVLLSNKKSFWYDPITDKSKEVAHHHALESHAVAVVDERLYVCGNVPSKYKRSENHTKMYDPKNNSWMRKSDAPHSVYSTAVAIGDRYIYAIQNQDSDDIDCYDTQADTWESISSEEFIQMKDDPSSQIWPPLIVKKGDVVEMTKFGRYKVTISNETREIVCEESTLPKLPADETWKVGPAVCDVRGDIFVCGSTQANGVRVFKYSNGTWKNISCNSYCPTMERIGCVHLEVPYKYLRRRVECQDVFIEWEEEEENTLVRECNDGKRVRTRQIRIDGHVARMRTQIDECVARVRTQIDECVARMRTQIDEHVAMVRTQMSVLLG